The following coding sequences lie in one Notolabrus celidotus isolate fNotCel1 chromosome 6, fNotCel1.pri, whole genome shotgun sequence genomic window:
- the LOC117814035 gene encoding ribonuclease P protein subunit p25-like protein → MTELKGQMQSSKAAISTVMELQCTTSNLDAPSTSSPQKLSQSDFRRVKFTEDSSPFPIPGLAADILHMQVKEGSKIRNLLRFATARMQEEGKDDNGTSPRQVVFTGSGRGVTKTITCVEILKRKVGGLHQVSKLFYKTVNEVWKSPQKGEECSVKRTVPAICILLSKDPLDPQEPGYQPPETLSVTTEEEKRHRALLRPAHSLSSHTAKRFCLHNWSVCSPQTPKDVTTSREMSGK, encoded by the coding sequence ATGACTGAACTCAAGGGTCAGATGCAGAGTTCAAAAGCTGCAATCAGCACAGTGATGGAACTGCAGTGCACTACATCTAACCTGGATGCCCCATCTACATCTTCCCCTCAAAAACTTAGCCAGAGTGATTTCAGGAGAGTCAAATTCACAGAGGACAGTAGTCCCTTTCCGATCCCTGGCCTGGCAGCAGACATCCTGCACATGCAAGTGAAAGAAGGAAGCAAGATCCGCAATTTGCTTCGGTTTGCAACAGCTCGCATGCAAGAAGAGGGAAAAGACGACAACGGGACATCACCGAGGCAGGTGGTGTTCACTGGCTCGGGTAGAGGAGTCACCAAGACCATCACCTGTGTGGAGATTCTGAAACGAAAAGTGGGAGGGCTCCACCAAGTGTCCAAGCTCTTCTACAAGACAGTGAATGAGGTCTGGAAGAGTCCACAAAAAGGAGAAGAATGctctgtgaagaggacagtacCTGCAATCTGTATCCTGCTCTCTAAAGACCCTCTGGATCCCCAGGAACCAGGGTACCAACCACCTGAAACCCTGAGTgtaaccacagaagaagaaaagagacacaGAGCTCTGCTCAGACCAGCTCACAGTCTTTCCTCACACACAGCCAAGAGATTCTGTCTGCACAACTGGAGTGTGTGTTCTCCACAGACACCTAAAGACGTGACTACATCACGagaaatgtcaggaaaatgA